In the Kaistella sp. 97-N-M2 genome, one interval contains:
- a CDS encoding PD-(D/E)XK nuclease family protein has protein sequence MKFLQKIITELLDQNPDLSRVNIVLPGKRPIVFIKKILREKQYSGFLPNFFTIEDLIKDISGKQHVQGIALWLFAFQIYQENHPSEDFSNFLKWFPTLLKDWDDILKFSDSDKAVLEYMFDEERIKNWSENLGDSEDIPRRKFLNFWQKMNVFLPVLKEKLNEKNWATSGMIHESAKTKIEDFAQITAEKFVFCGFNAFTPAEEKLVKSLMQWDKGQCFFQADDYYFNDERQEAGKFLRNHKTWKEFTEQRPFRWIEKDFAQSKNIKVYEVSGNITQAKVLPEIFKEIDDEHLSKTAVVLLDENLLPASLDAMNAVQYLNITMGFPLKNLAFSNAMKQLFYLQKQLEKKSSSYYYNDVLSVLEELPNDETDQEIITSFKIKIEERNIVYISKKQFAEFLSKLSYFDLFQKPASVKEFLDQLIRFCYDLKFRDLDDILYENIAHFEKSFKIIQNQISPYLFEIKMETLEVLINQLVSSETIDFQGEPLQGLQVMGLLETRLLNFENVILLSANEGKLPLGNSQNTYLPFDVRQHFELHTFLENDSIYAYHFYRLIQDSQNVHLLFNALGSGVNTGEKSRFITQMEIEDKHHHIEHVIIENTSDPIQQELIQISKTPKVLERLEQWKTRVSASHLTSYLYNPIDFYLTKILSTRETNEIEEELSQRSYGNLVHYALQHIYEKFIGKKLTVNDLKLSDEVVLESITAAIEKLNHQVEFYEKGMNFIHRSIAERVVRNVLEFDKNLVEKGNSLEILSVEGNFEGIDFYLNDAQTDKVSFYGFIDRIDRLNGNLRIIDFKTAKTKNLSVAAPKKAEDVEKLEQLFFRDDYKQAMQLCIYAYSVLKDKKMVANFVECGIWSFAEVSKGVQNLNIFADAEISLKLLETPMNSVKNVILDILDPAKNFEEEEKVSW, from the coding sequence ATGAAATTTCTCCAGAAAATTATTACCGAGCTGCTCGATCAAAATCCTGATTTATCACGTGTTAACATTGTGCTTCCCGGGAAAAGACCCATCGTTTTTATCAAGAAAATTCTTCGCGAGAAACAATACTCGGGTTTCCTTCCGAATTTCTTCACCATTGAGGATTTAATTAAAGATATTTCCGGCAAGCAGCACGTACAGGGAATTGCGCTGTGGCTGTTCGCTTTTCAAATTTATCAGGAGAATCATCCTTCCGAAGATTTTTCGAATTTTTTAAAATGGTTTCCGACCTTATTGAAGGATTGGGACGATATTTTGAAATTTTCGGACAGCGACAAAGCCGTTTTGGAATACATGTTCGATGAAGAACGCATTAAAAACTGGTCCGAAAATTTAGGTGATTCTGAAGATATTCCACGGCGGAAATTTTTAAATTTCTGGCAGAAGATGAATGTTTTTCTGCCCGTTTTAAAAGAAAAACTCAACGAAAAGAACTGGGCAACATCCGGGATGATTCACGAATCTGCAAAAACTAAAATTGAAGATTTTGCGCAGATAACGGCGGAAAAATTTGTTTTTTGTGGATTTAATGCTTTCACGCCGGCTGAAGAAAAACTCGTGAAAAGCCTTATGCAATGGGATAAAGGGCAGTGCTTTTTTCAGGCAGACGATTATTACTTTAATGATGAACGGCAGGAGGCCGGGAAATTCCTGCGCAATCATAAAACGTGGAAAGAGTTTACAGAACAACGCCCATTTCGCTGGATCGAAAAAGATTTTGCGCAGTCGAAAAATATAAAGGTTTACGAGGTTTCCGGAAACATTACGCAGGCGAAGGTGCTGCCCGAAATTTTTAAAGAAATTGACGACGAGCATCTTTCCAAAACCGCTGTTGTGTTGCTGGATGAAAATTTACTTCCTGCAAGTTTAGATGCCATGAATGCCGTGCAATATCTCAATATTACAATGGGATTTCCGCTGAAAAATCTGGCTTTCAGTAACGCCATGAAGCAGCTTTTCTATCTGCAGAAACAGCTCGAAAAGAAAAGCTCTTCCTATTATTACAATGATGTTTTGTCTGTTTTGGAGGAACTTCCGAATGATGAAACCGACCAGGAAATCATCACCAGTTTTAAAATTAAAATAGAGGAGCGAAACATTGTTTATATTTCTAAAAAGCAGTTTGCCGAATTTTTGTCGAAGCTTAGTTATTTTGACCTTTTTCAGAAACCGGCTTCTGTTAAAGAATTTTTAGATCAACTTATTCGATTTTGTTACGACCTGAAATTTAGAGATTTGGATGATATTCTTTATGAAAATATCGCGCACTTCGAAAAAAGTTTTAAGATCATTCAAAACCAAATCTCACCGTATCTTTTTGAAATTAAGATGGAAACGCTGGAAGTATTGATCAATCAACTCGTCAGCTCGGAAACGATCGATTTTCAGGGCGAACCGCTTCAGGGTTTACAGGTGATGGGACTTTTGGAGACGCGCCTTTTAAATTTTGAAAACGTGATTCTTCTGTCCGCTAATGAAGGAAAACTTCCGCTCGGAAATTCCCAGAACACGTATCTTCCCTTCGATGTTCGTCAGCATTTCGAACTGCATACTTTTTTGGAAAACGACAGTATTTATGCCTATCATTTTTACCGGTTAATTCAGGATTCTCAAAATGTGCATTTGCTCTTCAATGCGTTGGGTTCCGGCGTTAATACAGGGGAGAAAAGCCGTTTTATCACGCAAATGGAGATTGAAGACAAGCATCACCACATTGAACATGTTATTATTGAAAACACTTCAGATCCCATTCAGCAGGAGTTGATTCAGATTTCAAAAACACCGAAAGTGCTGGAAAGACTGGAGCAGTGGAAGACGCGGGTTTCAGCCTCTCATCTGACTTCTTACCTTTATAATCCCATCGATTTTTATCTTACAAAAATTTTAAGCACGCGCGAAACTAATGAAATTGAAGAAGAACTTTCGCAGCGCAGTTATGGGAATCTGGTGCATTATGCACTTCAACATATTTACGAGAAATTTATCGGTAAAAAACTGACGGTAAATGATTTAAAGCTTTCAGATGAAGTCGTACTTGAGTCCATTACTGCAGCGATCGAAAAATTAAACCATCAGGTTGAATTTTATGAAAAAGGAATGAATTTTATCCACCGATCAATTGCGGAAAGGGTAGTGCGTAACGTTTTGGAGTTCGATAAAAATCTTGTGGAAAAAGGAAATTCTCTGGAAATTTTGAGTGTTGAAGGCAATTTTGAAGGCATCGATTTCTATTTAAATGATGCGCAAACCGACAAGGTTTCCTTTTACGGCTTCATCGACCGGATCGACCGCCTGAATGGAAATTTAAGGATCATTGATTTTAAAACGGCAAAAACAAAAAATCTTTCGGTTGCCGCGCCAAAAAAAGCGGAAGATGTAGAAAAATTAGAACAACTGTTTTTCCGCGACGATTATAAACAGGCCATGCAACTCTGCATTTATGCGTATTCCGTTTTAAAGGATAAAAAAATGGTGGCAAATTTTGTGGAATGTGGCATTTGGAGTTTTGCGGAAGTCAGTAAAGGGGTTCAAAATTTAAATATATTCGCGGACGCTGAAATTTCTCTTAAGCTTCTGGAGACACCGATGAATTCGGTG
- a CDS encoding pyridoxal phosphate-dependent aminotransferase — MTQYSDRLNRMSFSQTFVMSNKVREMKARGIDVISLTLGEPDFDVPKNIKEAAFAAINNNFSHYSPVPGFLDLREAICEKLNRDNHLTYLPSQICVSNGAKQSILNVLCSIINEGDEVILPAPYWVSYDEMVKMVGGKSVFIETSIEEDFKMTAEALEKTITPKTKALLYSSPCNPSGSFYKHDELEKIANVIAKYPQITVISDEIYEYINYDGKHTSIAEFPQVYEQTAVINGMSKAFAMTGWRIGYSACPQWLAVGCEKIQGQMTSGANSMAQKAAITALKTDYSEYQYMIDEFKKRRDLVYNLMKEIPGFKVNYPESAFYFFPDISYYLGKSINGKIINDADDFAMFLLDEAHVGTVGGVSFGNSNCVRFSYAASEKDLTEAMKRIKYGLENCELH; from the coding sequence ATGACTCAATATTCAGACAGACTTAATCGGATGAGCTTTTCGCAAACTTTCGTCATGAGCAACAAAGTGCGGGAAATGAAAGCGAGAGGAATCGACGTCATCAGTTTAACCTTAGGCGAGCCCGATTTTGATGTTCCGAAAAATATAAAAGAAGCTGCTTTTGCGGCCATCAATAATAATTTCAGCCACTATTCTCCGGTTCCGGGATTTTTGGATCTTCGGGAAGCCATCTGCGAAAAATTAAACCGAGACAATCATTTAACTTATCTTCCTTCCCAGATCTGCGTTTCAAATGGCGCCAAACAATCGATCTTAAATGTACTTTGTTCCATCATCAACGAGGGCGACGAAGTAATTTTGCCGGCGCCGTATTGGGTCAGCTATGACGAAATGGTGAAAATGGTGGGCGGAAAGTCTGTCTTTATTGAAACCTCCATTGAGGAGGATTTCAAAATGACCGCTGAAGCGCTGGAAAAGACTATCACTCCGAAAACGAAGGCGTTGCTTTACAGTTCGCCCTGTAATCCTTCCGGCAGTTTTTACAAGCACGACGAACTGGAAAAAATTGCCAACGTGATTGCAAAATATCCACAAATCACGGTTATCTCCGATGAGATTTACGAATACATCAATTACGACGGAAAACACACTTCTATCGCCGAATTTCCGCAGGTTTACGAACAAACAGCGGTCATCAACGGCATGTCCAAAGCTTTTGCCATGACAGGCTGGAGAATTGGTTACTCTGCCTGCCCACAATGGCTGGCGGTGGGTTGCGAAAAAATTCAGGGACAAATGACGAGCGGGGCGAATTCGATGGCGCAGAAAGCGGCGATTACGGCCTTAAAAACAGATTATTCGGAATATCAATATATGATCGATGAATTTAAAAAAAGGCGTGATCTGGTTTACAATTTAATGAAAGAGATTCCCGGTTTTAAAGTTAATTATCCGGAATCGGCTTTTTATTTCTTCCCTGATATTTCCTATTATCTCGGCAAAAGCATAAATGGAAAAATCATCAATGATGCGGATGATTTCGCCATGTTTCTCCTCGATGAAGCTCACGTTGGAACGGTGGGCGGCGTTTCTTTTGGAAACTCCAACTGTGTGCGGTTTTCGTATGCCGCCTCCGAAAAAGATCTTACTGAAGCCATGAAAAGAATTAAATACGGTCTTGAAAATTGTGAATTGCATTAA
- the rsmG gene encoding 16S rRNA (guanine(527)-N(7))-methyltransferase RsmG yields MSVELIQKYFPSLTENQIDQFAKLEELYKEWNEKINVISRKDMDSLYEKHILHSLGIAKVMAFVPQTKVLDIGTGGGFPGIPLAILFPEVHFTLVDSIGKKITVVKEVSEGIGLKNITAIHGRAEEVKAKFHFIVSRAVTQMPVFLRWLRGKFEKEQFNRKHNGVLYLKGGDLSEELAGLKVEIFNLQKYFEAEFFETKKVVYISKGNFNS; encoded by the coding sequence ATGTCTGTTGAATTAATTCAAAAATATTTCCCAAGCCTGACCGAAAACCAGATTGATCAGTTTGCCAAACTGGAGGAACTTTACAAAGAGTGGAACGAAAAAATAAATGTAATCTCCAGAAAAGATATGGATTCGCTGTACGAAAAGCACATTCTGCATTCTTTAGGAATTGCGAAAGTCATGGCGTTTGTGCCCCAAACGAAAGTTCTGGATATTGGTACCGGTGGCGGTTTTCCGGGCATTCCGCTCGCAATTTTATTTCCGGAGGTTCATTTTACGCTCGTCGACTCTATCGGAAAGAAAATTACGGTAGTAAAAGAAGTCTCCGAAGGAATTGGCCTGAAAAATATTACGGCGATTCATGGCAGGGCGGAAGAGGTGAAGGCCAAATTTCATTTTATCGTCAGCCGTGCAGTCACACAAATGCCGGTTTTTCTACGTTGGCTCCGAGGGAAATTTGAAAAAGAGCAGTTTAATCGCAAACACAATGGTGTTCTTTATTTAAAAGGCGGCGATTTGTCCGAGGAGCTCGCCGGTTTGAAAGTCGAAATTTTTAATTTGCAAAAATATTTTGAGGCTGAATTTTTTGAAACAAAAAAAGTGGTTTATATCTCTAAAGGTAATTTTAATTCGTAA
- a CDS encoding zinc ribbon domain-containing protein — MAKKSVEISVEDKLRALYDLQIIDSRLDEIRNTRGELPIEVEDLEIEIEGLEKRSEKFASEIKEQNDEINTKNEVISHAKSLIEKYKTQQDTVRNNKEFEALGKEIEFQELEIELSDKRIKEFSAKISHKNETFDELNNKIKELKNHLKFKKEELENLVSETQKEEDYLIEKSKEFSKNIDARLLASYQRIRTNSPTGLAVVGLERGAPKGSFFTLPPQKQMEIAQRKKIIIDEHSGKILVDDDMVNEENEKMKDIIKF; from the coding sequence ATGGCTAAAAAATCTGTAGAAATCTCCGTTGAAGATAAGTTAAGAGCGCTTTACGATTTACAAATAATCGATTCCCGGTTAGACGAAATTCGGAACACCAGAGGCGAACTGCCCATCGAAGTTGAAGATTTGGAAATTGAAATCGAAGGCCTTGAAAAAAGATCAGAAAAATTTGCGAGCGAAATTAAAGAGCAAAATGACGAAATCAACACCAAGAACGAAGTCATTAGCCATGCAAAATCTTTGATCGAAAAGTACAAAACTCAGCAAGATACCGTAAGAAACAATAAAGAATTTGAAGCTTTAGGAAAAGAAATTGAGTTTCAGGAGCTCGAAATCGAACTTTCTGATAAAAGAATCAAAGAGTTTTCTGCGAAAATTTCGCATAAAAATGAAACTTTCGACGAGTTAAACAATAAAATTAAGGAATTGAAAAACCACCTTAAATTTAAAAAAGAGGAGTTGGAAAATTTAGTTTCAGAAACACAGAAAGAAGAAGATTACCTGATCGAAAAATCAAAAGAGTTTTCGAAAAATATCGACGCACGGTTATTGGCTTCCTACCAAAGAATCCGTACGAATTCTCCTACCGGACTTGCGGTTGTTGGCTTAGAAAGAGGCGCGCCGAAAGGATCATTCTTTACTTTGCCGCCGCAAAAACAAATGGAGATCGCGCAGCGAAAGAAAATCATCATCGACGAACACAGTGGAAAGATTCTTGTGGACGATGATATGGTAAACGAAGAAAACGAAAAAATGAAAGATATTATTAAGTTTTAA
- a CDS encoding Nif3-like dinuclear metal center hexameric protein, whose protein sequence is MTINEAISRIEQRIPMHQAESYDNVGLLCGNPAREMSGILICHDVLENVVEEAIEKKINFIVTFHPIIFNGLKSITGKNYVERSVLKALENTIAIYAIHTAFDNDFFGVNFGICEKLGLKDQKILLPKSGNLKSLEVYVPTDHTEKLKEALFAAGAGNIGFYDECSFTLSGKGTFRPLEGSVPFSGTQNVRENADEQMVTVIFEHYKRNRIIAAMKAAHPYEEVAYKIVSLDNENQYSGLGRFGDLDKEMEEKDFLSFVKDKFGLQMIRHSPSNNKKIKRVGVIGGSGASGIKAALAHKCDAYLTGDVKYHDFFQNEGQMLICDIGHFESEQFVVQQLFELLSEIFPKFAISKSVEKTNPVNYFL, encoded by the coding sequence ATGACCATAAACGAAGCAATTTCGCGAATCGAGCAAAGAATTCCCATGCATCAGGCAGAAAGTTATGATAACGTGGGTCTTTTATGTGGAAATCCGGCCCGGGAAATGAGCGGAATTTTAATTTGCCATGATGTTTTAGAAAATGTAGTGGAGGAAGCAATCGAGAAAAAAATCAATTTTATTGTTACTTTTCATCCCATTATTTTCAATGGTTTAAAATCCATCACCGGAAAAAATTATGTGGAACGCTCCGTTTTGAAAGCCCTGGAAAATACAATTGCCATTTACGCTATTCATACTGCTTTTGATAACGATTTTTTTGGAGTTAATTTTGGGATCTGTGAGAAATTGGGCTTAAAAGATCAAAAAATTCTTTTGCCGAAATCCGGTAATCTAAAATCGCTTGAGGTTTATGTTCCAACAGATCACACCGAAAAATTGAAAGAGGCTTTGTTTGCGGCAGGAGCGGGAAACATTGGTTTTTATGATGAATGCAGTTTTACGCTGTCGGGCAAAGGAACTTTTCGGCCGCTTGAGGGGTCGGTGCCTTTCTCCGGAACACAAAATGTTCGGGAAAATGCCGATGAACAAATGGTCACTGTTATTTTTGAGCATTACAAACGGAACAGAATAATTGCAGCCATGAAAGCGGCGCATCCTTACGAAGAAGTGGCCTACAAAATCGTCAGTTTGGACAACGAAAATCAGTACTCCGGATTGGGGAGATTTGGCGATTTGGATAAAGAAATGGAAGAAAAAGATTTTTTATCTTTTGTGAAGGATAAATTCGGGCTTCAAATGATTCGCCATTCGCCTTCTAATAATAAGAAAATCAAGCGGGTAGGAGTTATTGGCGGAAGTGGAGCAAGCGGAATTAAAGCCGCACTTGCCCATAAGTGCGATGCGTACTTAACGGGTGATGTAAAATACCACGATTTTTTTCAGAATGAGGGCCAAATGTTAATCTGCGACATTGGTCATTTTGAGTCGGAACAATTTGTTGTACAACAATTATTTGAGCTTTTATCGGAAATTTTTCCTAAATTTGCAATCTCAAAATCTGTTGAGAAAACCAATCCTGTAAATTATTTTTTATAA